A genomic stretch from Corynebacterium faecale includes:
- the fkpA gene encoding FKBP-type peptidyl-prolyl cis-trans isomerase FkpA, whose amino-acid sequence MEKPQIDAQSGPAPEDLVIEDIIVGEGAEAQPGGVVEVHYVGVDFETGEEFDSSWDRGQSVQFPLNGLIAGWQEGIPGMKVGGRRQLTIPPEAAYGPEGSGHPLSGRTLVFMIDLISA is encoded by the coding sequence ATGGAAAAGCCACAGATTGACGCCCAGTCCGGTCCAGCACCGGAAGACCTGGTCATCGAGGACATCATCGTGGGCGAGGGTGCTGAGGCACAGCCCGGAGGTGTCGTCGAGGTCCACTACGTCGGCGTTGACTTCGAGACCGGTGAGGAATTCGACTCCTCCTGGGACCGCGGACAGTCCGTACAGTTCCCCCTCAATGGACTCATCGCCGGCTGGCAGGAAGGCATCCCGGGCATGAAGGTCGGCGGACGCCGTCAGCTGACCATCCCACCGGAGGCCGCTTACGGCCCAGAGGGCAGCGGACACCCCCTGTCCGGCCGCACCCTGGTCTTCATGATCGATCTGATCAGCGCATAA
- a CDS encoding carboxyl transferase domain-containing protein produces MTRTSAKDLIAQVLDDGSFSSWDTPPEYGDIDDDYRAALARAREKSGVDESVITGEGTVDGARVAVILSEFAFLGGSIGAATSRRLIQAIHRATAERLPLLISPASGGTRMQEGTPAFTMMISITTAVYRHKDAHLPFLVYLRNPTMGGVMASWGSAGHFTFAEPDALLGFLGPRVVELTTGTPMPDGVQTGENLAEHGVIDGVVSPTQLRAAVVKIMRVLSQASPSTPRELAAPSGPRSAWEAIVKTREPGRAGMVDLVDHLGHNVIKLSGTGDGRVSQATTVALARIGGRPVVLIGQDRHHLPLGPAALRFARRGISLAKELQLPIVSIIDTPGAELSRDAEEKGMAGSIARTLGELVDAPVPTVSVILGQGCGGGALAMLPADRVLAAENAWLSPLPPEGASAIIYRDTSHAPEMMERQGVSAHAMLGSGIIDGLIAETDDFVGEVVAAIDNTLHELETNPERVGREQRFRHYERLAELN; encoded by the coding sequence ATGACACGCACTTCAGCGAAGGATCTGATCGCACAGGTTTTGGATGATGGAAGCTTTTCTTCGTGGGACACCCCACCGGAATACGGGGACATCGATGATGACTACCGTGCGGCCCTGGCCCGCGCCCGCGAGAAGTCAGGGGTTGATGAGTCAGTGATCACCGGTGAGGGCACCGTCGATGGTGCCCGGGTGGCGGTCATCCTCTCTGAGTTCGCCTTCCTCGGTGGATCGATCGGGGCAGCCACCTCCCGGCGTCTCATCCAGGCCATCCACCGGGCCACTGCGGAGCGTCTCCCGCTGCTTATCTCTCCGGCCTCCGGTGGTACGCGCATGCAGGAGGGCACCCCGGCCTTCACCATGATGATCTCCATCACCACCGCTGTGTACCGCCACAAGGATGCCCACCTCCCTTTCCTGGTATATCTGCGCAATCCCACGATGGGTGGCGTGATGGCATCCTGGGGTTCGGCAGGACATTTCACCTTTGCGGAACCGGATGCACTCCTGGGGTTCCTGGGCCCCCGCGTGGTGGAGTTGACCACAGGCACCCCCATGCCCGATGGTGTGCAGACGGGTGAGAATCTGGCGGAGCACGGGGTCATCGATGGCGTGGTCTCCCCCACCCAGCTGCGTGCCGCCGTGGTGAAGATCATGAGGGTGTTGAGTCAGGCGTCGCCAAGCACACCCCGCGAATTGGCCGCACCTAGCGGCCCACGCAGTGCCTGGGAGGCCATTGTCAAAACACGCGAACCCGGTCGCGCCGGCATGGTTGACCTGGTTGACCACCTTGGCCACAACGTAATCAAACTCTCCGGCACAGGCGACGGGCGTGTCTCCCAGGCCACCACGGTGGCCCTGGCCCGTATCGGTGGGAGGCCCGTGGTGCTCATCGGGCAGGATCGACATCACCTGCCACTGGGCCCGGCCGCACTCCGTTTCGCACGCCGCGGTATTTCGCTGGCGAAGGAACTCCAGCTGCCCATCGTCAGCATCATCGACACCCCCGGCGCGGAACTGTCCCGCGATGCAGAAGAGAAGGGCATGGCCGGCTCCATCGCCCGCACCCTGGGAGAGCTTGTCGACGCTCCGGTGCCCACCGTCTCCGTCATCCTCGGCCAGGGCTGTGGTGGCGGCGCGCTCGCCATGTTGCCCGCTGACCGCGTGCTGGCGGCGGAGAACGCGTGGCTGTCCCCGCTCCCACCGGAGGGGGCGTCCGCGATCATCTACCGCGACACGTCCCATGCGCCGGAGATGATGGAGCGGCAGGGGGTATCAGCCCATGCGATGCTGGGATCCGGCATCATTGACGGGCTGATTGCTGAAACCGATGATTTCGTGGGCGAGGTTGTCGCTGCAATCGACAACACCCTCCACGAATTGGAAACCAATCCGGAGAGGGTGGGTCGGGAACAGCGCTTCAGGCACTATGAGCGCCTGGCTGAGCTGAACTAA
- a CDS encoding aldo/keto reductase has protein sequence MGFMANNDVFVPTLTLADGSEIPQIGLGTWMLHGDDAYRVVRAALEMGYRHIDTATLYDNEVEVGRAIADAIRAGEVTREELFITSKVWNDDQGREKAQKAFQTSLTLLGLDYLDLYLVHWPCPQRGLYNETFEAIATIQGLGQVQSIGVANFYEEVMEDLVSATGIVPAVNQVELHPGFSQAPLRALHERLGIVTTAWAPLARGDVLNHSVITGIAQEHGVNPAAVVLRWLVQSGLVAIPKTAHRQRLLENLNVNKLTLSIDEVSSLTAMDHGGGSGRLYTDPRNFPV, from the coding sequence ATGGGGTTTATGGCCAACAATGATGTTTTTGTCCCGACCTTGACCCTCGCCGATGGCTCCGAGATCCCACAGATCGGTCTGGGCACCTGGATGCTCCATGGCGATGATGCCTATCGGGTGGTCCGGGCAGCGTTGGAGATGGGGTATCGGCACATCGATACGGCCACGCTCTATGACAACGAGGTGGAGGTGGGCCGCGCCATCGCGGATGCCATCCGGGCGGGGGAGGTGACCCGGGAAGAACTCTTCATCACGTCCAAGGTATGGAATGACGATCAGGGTCGGGAGAAGGCGCAGAAGGCATTCCAGACCTCACTGACTCTGCTGGGTCTGGACTATCTGGATCTCTATCTGGTGCACTGGCCGTGCCCGCAGAGGGGACTGTACAACGAGACCTTTGAGGCGATCGCGACCATCCAGGGACTGGGGCAGGTGCAATCCATCGGGGTGGCGAACTTCTACGAGGAGGTGATGGAGGATCTGGTGAGCGCGACCGGGATCGTGCCGGCGGTCAACCAGGTGGAACTGCATCCGGGATTCAGTCAGGCTCCCTTGCGGGCCCTTCATGAGCGACTCGGAATTGTCACCACCGCGTGGGCGCCCCTGGCGCGGGGTGATGTGCTGAACCATTCGGTGATCACCGGGATCGCGCAGGAACATGGGGTGAATCCTGCCGCGGTGGTTCTGCGTTGGCTGGTGCAATCAGGGTTGGTGGCGATCCCTAAAACGGCTCATCGTCAACGGCTGTTGGAGAATCTCAATGTCAATAAACTCACTCTTTCGATTGATGAGGTTTCCAGCCTCACAGCCATGGATCACGGTGGGGGATCGGGTCGCCTATACACTGATCCACGGAATTTTCCTGTTTAA
- a CDS encoding DUF1906 domain-containing protein codes for MNTPINRRTFLKVAAGAMVIDATGIVAAPRASARGPVLGTVIDYAAGVPSAASIKAAGHLGAVRYVSQPRPGTENWMLGKPVTLAETRSFESHGLKTASVYQFGKADNADWLNGAAGAATHAPQAIALHVAAGGPTGRPIYVAIDDNPSWNQYANQIRPYLQAFRVALESAGYRLGIYGNYNVIDWAVNDGLGEFFWMHNWGSEGQIHPRTTLHQIRIDRDTLDGVGIDINNVYAHDWGQWTPGEVIDGVIPSIPDYQYPAPDSPLNPQAITDLMKLLGNLSS; via the coding sequence ATGAACACACCCATCAACCGCAGGACCTTTCTCAAGGTGGCCGCTGGCGCAATGGTCATTGACGCAACCGGTATCGTCGCCGCACCGAGGGCCTCTGCACGCGGGCCAGTCCTGGGAACGGTCATTGATTATGCCGCCGGTGTCCCCAGCGCAGCCTCCATCAAGGCAGCAGGGCACCTCGGTGCGGTGCGCTACGTATCCCAGCCTCGCCCGGGAACGGAAAACTGGATGCTCGGCAAACCGGTGACACTGGCTGAGACACGCAGCTTCGAGTCCCATGGCCTCAAAACCGCCTCGGTCTACCAGTTCGGCAAAGCAGACAATGCAGACTGGCTGAACGGCGCCGCAGGTGCAGCCACCCACGCCCCGCAGGCCATCGCGCTGCATGTGGCTGCCGGTGGCCCCACCGGTCGCCCCATCTACGTCGCCATCGATGACAACCCCTCCTGGAATCAGTATGCAAACCAGATCCGTCCCTATCTGCAGGCCTTCCGGGTGGCCCTGGAAAGTGCCGGATACCGCCTCGGCATCTACGGCAACTACAACGTCATCGACTGGGCGGTCAACGATGGCCTGGGTGAATTCTTCTGGATGCACAACTGGGGCTCCGAGGGCCAGATCCACCCACGCACCACCCTGCACCAGATCCGCATTGACAGGGACACCCTTGACGGCGTGGGCATTGATATCAACAATGTCTATGCACACGACTGGGGCCAGTGGACGCCGGGCGAAGTCATCGATGGTGTGATCCCGTCGATCCCGGACTATCAGTACCCCGCCCCGGACTCGCCCCTCAATCCCCAGGCCATCACCGACCTGATGAAGCTCCTGGGTAACCTCTCAAGCTAG
- a CDS encoding solute symporter family protein yields MNSTILLAQEATPEGVGNPILNIAVFVVFIVVTMTVVMRVGKSSGESTDFYTGGASFSGTQNGLAIAGDYLSAASFLGIVGAIALNGYDGFLYSIGFFVAWLVALLLVAEPLRNVGRFTMADVLSFRLKQKPVRVAAACGTLAVTLFYLIAQMAGAGSLVSVLLNIHEFVWQAVVVAIVGVVMIAYVLLGGMKGTTYVQMIKAVLLVGGVGVMTVFTFWKVRGGISTLLDEAVATHAVSDNLANKGYEATQILEPGLQYGANLTSQLDFISLAIALVLGTAGLPHVLMRFYTVPTALEARKSVTWAIVLIGAFYLMTLILGYGAAALVGPDRILEAPGAQNAAAPLLAFELGGSIFMALISAVAFATVLAVVAGLAITASAAVGHDIYNAVLRDGKSTEAEQVRVSRITVIVIGIISIVLGILAMTQNVAFLVALAFAIAASANLPTILYSLYWKKFNTTGAVAAIYTGLISALLLIFFSPAVSGTDTSMVPGADWAIFPLKNPGIISIPLAFIAGYIGTLVGKPDNMDDLAAEMEVRSLTGVGVEKAATH; encoded by the coding sequence ATGAATTCCACTATCCTCCTCGCTCAGGAAGCGACACCAGAAGGTGTCGGTAACCCGATCCTCAATATTGCGGTCTTCGTCGTCTTCATCGTGGTCACCATGACCGTGGTGATGCGCGTGGGCAAGAGCTCCGGTGAATCCACCGACTTCTACACCGGCGGCGCGTCCTTCTCCGGTACTCAGAACGGTCTGGCCATCGCAGGTGACTACCTGTCCGCTGCGTCCTTCCTCGGAATTGTCGGTGCCATCGCACTGAACGGTTATGACGGATTCCTCTACTCCATCGGCTTCTTCGTCGCCTGGCTCGTCGCCCTGCTGCTGGTTGCTGAGCCACTGCGTAACGTCGGCCGCTTCACCATGGCGGACGTGCTCTCCTTCCGCCTCAAGCAGAAGCCGGTCCGTGTGGCCGCAGCCTGTGGCACCCTGGCCGTCACCCTCTTCTACCTGATCGCCCAGATGGCTGGCGCAGGCTCCCTCGTGTCCGTTCTACTCAACATCCACGAGTTCGTCTGGCAGGCCGTTGTGGTCGCCATCGTCGGCGTGGTCATGATCGCCTACGTTCTCCTCGGCGGCATGAAGGGCACCACCTACGTCCAGATGATCAAGGCTGTCCTGCTGGTCGGCGGCGTTGGCGTCATGACCGTATTCACCTTCTGGAAGGTCCGCGGCGGCATCTCCACCCTCCTGGATGAGGCTGTTGCCACCCACGCTGTCTCCGACAACCTCGCCAACAAGGGCTATGAGGCCACCCAGATCCTGGAGCCAGGCCTGCAGTACGGTGCGAACCTGACCAGCCAGCTGGACTTCATCTCCCTGGCCATCGCACTGGTCCTGGGTACCGCTGGTCTGCCACACGTTCTCATGCGCTTCTACACCGTTCCTACCGCTCTCGAGGCACGTAAGTCCGTTACCTGGGCCATCGTCCTCATCGGTGCCTTCTACCTGATGACCCTGATCCTGGGTTATGGCGCGGCAGCACTCGTTGGTCCGGACCGCATCCTCGAAGCACCGGGCGCACAGAACGCAGCTGCTCCACTGCTGGCATTCGAACTCGGCGGCTCCATCTTCATGGCGCTGATCTCCGCGGTTGCCTTCGCCACCGTTCTCGCCGTGGTTGCAGGCCTTGCCATCACCGCCTCTGCAGCGGTCGGACACGATATCTACAACGCTGTTCTCCGTGACGGCAAGTCCACCGAAGCTGAGCAGGTCCGCGTCTCCCGCATCACCGTTATCGTGATCGGTATCATCTCCATCGTCCTCGGCATCCTCGCGATGACCCAGAACGTCGCCTTCCTGGTCGCCCTGGCCTTCGCTATCGCAGCGTCCGCCAACCTCCCGACCATCCTGTACTCCCTGTACTGGAAGAAGTTCAACACCACCGGTGCAGTCGCCGCCATCTACACCGGCCTGATCTCCGCACTGCTGCTGATCTTCTTCTCCCCGGCGGTTTCCGGCACCGATACCTCCATGGTTCCGGGCGCGGACTGGGCTATCTTCCCACTGAAGAACCCAGGCATCATCTCCATCCCACTGGCCTTCATCGCCGGTTATATCGGCACCCTGGTTGGTAAGCCTGACAACATGGATGACCTGGCAGCTGAGATGGAAGTTCGTTCCCTCACCGGTGTCGGTGTTGAGAAGGCAGCTACCCACTAA
- a CDS encoding helix-turn-helix domain-containing protein: protein MARPKSRPVTLNEADRAWLTTRVRTGSFPAQQVRRARILLELDEHHPERLHRGEPVPTQAKVAELAGVCTDTVVKVAKAYAQRGGDVADTVTRKRRVTPPVAPKVTGDVEARLIALACSNPPEGHARWSLRLLEKHVLLTEGLPPLDHSTIGRVLKKRNCNLT from the coding sequence ATGGCCAGACCAAAATCCCGACCGGTCACACTCAACGAGGCTGACCGGGCATGGTTGACCACCAGAGTCCGTACCGGCTCCTTCCCGGCCCAGCAGGTACGCCGAGCCCGGATCCTCCTGGAGCTGGACGAACACCACCCCGAGCGATTGCACCGCGGTGAACCGGTACCCACCCAGGCCAAGGTCGCCGAACTCGCCGGGGTATGCACAGACACCGTGGTTAAAGTGGCCAAGGCCTACGCGCAGCGTGGCGGCGACGTAGCCGACACCGTCACCCGTAAGCGGCGTGTGACCCCACCGGTGGCACCGAAGGTCACCGGCGATGTCGAAGCCCGTCTGATCGCCCTGGCCTGCAGCAACCCGCCGGAGGGGCATGCCCGGTGGAGTCTGCGGCTGCTGGAAAAACATGTCCTGCTCACCGAGGGTCTGCCCCCGCTGGATCATTCCACCATCGGCCGGGTGTTAAAAAAACGAAATTGCAACCTCACCTAA
- a CDS encoding DUF485 domain-containing protein, which produces MQESKEFGELRSKFRSFAFPMTVAFFVWYIAYVLIATFASEWMSTPVFGSINVGLLFGLLQFLTTFVITYVYIMFANKNLEPRQAAIRKKMEG; this is translated from the coding sequence ATGCAAGAGAGTAAGGAATTCGGCGAACTCCGAAGCAAATTCCGCTCTTTTGCATTCCCCATGACCGTTGCCTTCTTCGTGTGGTACATCGCCTACGTTCTGATCGCGACCTTTGCATCAGAGTGGATGTCCACTCCTGTGTTTGGTTCCATTAACGTCGGCCTGCTCTTCGGGCTCCTTCAGTTCCTCACCACATTCGTGATCACCTACGTCTACATCATGTTCGCGAACAAGAACCTGGAGCCACGTCAGGCTGCGATCCGCAAGAAGATGGAAGGTTAA
- a CDS encoding IS630 family transposase, which translates to MQPHLKEYWAIPPTANGEFVARMEDVLEVYARAYDSEVPVVCMDEKPYQLLDYTRQAIDAQPGRSRKEDYEYSRKGVCSIFVWGEPLAGRRRVHARPRRTRVDWAHEVETLLTVDYPDVDKVVLVMDNLNTHTLGSLYEAFPAARARELANRLEIHYTPKHGSWLNIAEIELSALSRQCLSRRIPDIGTLNRELQSWQQAVNTEQRPVNWQFTTDDARTKLRHLYPEH; encoded by the coding sequence TTGCAACCTCACCTAAAGGAATATTGGGCGATCCCGCCGACAGCCAACGGGGAGTTCGTCGCCCGGATGGAAGATGTCCTGGAGGTCTACGCGAGGGCGTATGACTCGGAGGTCCCGGTGGTGTGCATGGATGAAAAGCCCTACCAGCTACTGGACTACACCCGACAGGCCATCGACGCACAGCCGGGTCGGAGCCGCAAGGAAGACTACGAGTACTCCCGCAAAGGGGTGTGCTCCATTTTTGTGTGGGGCGAGCCCCTGGCCGGGCGACGCCGGGTGCACGCCAGGCCCCGGCGTACCCGGGTGGACTGGGCACATGAGGTCGAGACACTGCTCACGGTGGATTACCCCGACGTGGACAAGGTCGTGCTGGTCATGGACAATCTCAACACCCACACGCTGGGTTCGCTGTATGAAGCGTTCCCTGCGGCCAGGGCTCGGGAACTGGCCAACCGATTAGAGATCCATTACACCCCGAAGCACGGGTCCTGGCTCAACATCGCCGAGATCGAACTCTCGGCCCTGTCACGGCAATGCCTCTCCCGGCGGATCCCCGACATCGGCACTCTGAACCGGGAACTCCAGTCCTGGCAACAGGCCGTCAACACCGAGCAACGACCCGTGAACTGGCAGTTCACCACCGACGACGCCCGCACCAAACTCCGTCATCTGTACCCAGAACATTAG